Proteins encoded together in one Gemmatimonadales bacterium window:
- a CDS encoding YgeY family selenium metabolism-linked hydrolase has protein sequence MNALAVVQGKKDAILEGARAHQDAIVRFLRDLIAIPATSCQEGPVIERIEAEMRKVGFDEIRVDKLGNILGRIGSGKRVIMMDSHTDTVGVGDPKEWTFDPYQGKVEDGCVWGRGASDQRAGIACLVYAGKLIKDLGLTDDFTVWMCGSVEEEDSDGIGWLYILREDGIKPDAVVITEPTNLRVYRGHRGRMEIEVHVPGVSCHASAPERGVNPIYKATHIIQQVEALNARLRNDPFLGKGTVTVTDIRALTPSLCAVPSSATFHLDRRLTTGETKESAVAEIRALPALQDATVEVLQYKVKSWRGLEYGMEKYYPTWVVEESHPLVRSGVETHRLLFGRAPVVDKWTFSTNGVATMGIMGVPTIGFGPGEEDNAHSALERVPIAHLVAATAFYTAFPLVFQHTRGPSA, from the coding sequence ATGAACGCCCTCGCCGTCGTGCAGGGGAAGAAGGACGCGATCCTCGAGGGTGCACGCGCCCACCAGGACGCCATCGTCCGCTTCCTGCGGGACCTGATCGCGATCCCCGCCACCAGCTGCCAGGAGGGTCCCGTCATCGAGCGGATCGAGGCCGAGATGCGGAAGGTCGGCTTCGACGAGATCCGCGTGGACAAGCTGGGCAACATCCTCGGGCGGATCGGCTCGGGGAAGCGCGTGATCATGATGGACTCCCACACCGACACGGTGGGCGTAGGCGACCCCAAGGAGTGGACGTTCGACCCGTACCAGGGCAAGGTCGAGGACGGCTGTGTGTGGGGCCGCGGCGCCAGCGACCAGCGCGCCGGCATCGCGTGCCTCGTCTACGCCGGCAAGCTGATCAAGGACCTGGGCCTGACCGACGACTTCACCGTGTGGATGTGCGGCTCCGTCGAGGAGGAGGACAGCGACGGCATCGGCTGGCTGTACATCCTGCGCGAGGACGGGATCAAGCCCGACGCCGTCGTCATCACCGAGCCCACCAACCTGCGCGTGTACCGGGGCCACCGCGGCCGGATGGAGATCGAGGTGCACGTGCCCGGCGTGAGCTGCCACGCCAGCGCGCCGGAGCGCGGCGTGAACCCGATCTACAAGGCCACGCACATCATCCAGCAGGTGGAGGCGCTCAACGCGCGCCTCCGGAACGACCCGTTCCTCGGCAAGGGCACGGTGACCGTGACCGACATCCGCGCGCTGACGCCGTCGCTGTGCGCCGTGCCGTCGTCCGCCACCTTCCACCTCGACCGGCGGCTCACCACCGGCGAGACGAAGGAGAGCGCCGTCGCCGAGATCCGCGCGCTGCCGGCGCTGCAGGATGCCACCGTGGAGGTGCTGCAGTACAAGGTGAAGAGCTGGCGGGGGCTGGAGTACGGGATGGAGAAGTACTACCCGACCTGGGTCGTGGAGGAGAGCCACCCGCTGGTGCGCTCCGGCGTCGAGACGCACCGCCTCCTGTTCGGCCGGGCCCCCGTCGTGGACAAGTGGACGTTCAGCACCAACGGCGTGGCGACGATGGGCATCATGGGGGTCCCGACCATCGGGTTCGGGCCGGGCGAGGAGGACAACGCCCACAGCGCCCTCGAGCGCGTGCCCATCGCGCACCTGGTGGCGGCCACCGCGTTCTACACGGCCTTCCCGCTCGTCTTCCAGCACACGCGCGGGCCGTCCGCCTAG